The genomic stretch TATCAGTGTGACCAAATACTCGTATCATCAGACTTTAGAGCGAAAAACAGGTGTCCTACATCATCCTTAAATTTTGGCAAACCCATATTAAATTCAGATTACAGGGATAAAAGGGGAAAATCAGTAGACAGGCATCGATGGTTGAGTTCCCCTTCTCCCTCCAGTGGCGGAGGAATCACATATCCTACAAGGACGGCTAAACTAACCCTTCATTCTGAAAGTTGGGCTAGTAAAATAGAACTACGTTTGTTCCACAGCAATTGTCCTCTCCTTAGATCATGAATCTATTATTACGATCTTCCCTAATTGCCTTGTTCAGAATAAGATTTTAACATCCAATATCCCACTTCCCAAAAAATTTATGTTTAGATAATTTCTAAGACAACAAACACCATAGCTAGTTGAACACATCATCCGAAAAATGACCCCTATCAAACAAGCACAATAAGAGTGGAACAAAGAGAATAATTTGAATATAAGCACGAAAAGAGAACTGTCAGGCTTACTGATATTCCTCGCTTCAAATGAAGGCAGAAATAAGATGTACAGGATAGGCTACTCTTCAGTCTTCACATCCATCAGAATCCATAATCCAAATTTGATACTTCACTATTCTATCCTTTATTTTTCCCGCGACCTTCATACTTACGATTAATCAAACTCCAAATCACAAACATCACCAAACACCGTAGTTGAAAGTTGAAACCCTAAATGAAATCCCCAACTCCTTTGCTTCTGTTCAGAACTTGTCACTACACACTCAAGTCATCCAACGCACATGACTGCACATAATTATTCCCGTCACATCAATGCAAAGAAATTTCATGCAATGACGATGCTAAATATTCTTTCTGTAACCCAAACAttagaaaaaagaagaaaagttaaGTAATGAATAGGAAAGGCCATTTAAAACAAACTCGTGCTTCATCAATTATAAAGCCAATGCTCCATAGCAAATTTGGCAATCATTTAAAAAGGGACACCGAATCACAAATATCACTTCAAACAACAACAGAAAAAATCGAAGAAAAAAACATCTCTTccatcttaaacttaaaacgTGTCAGGTATGGTAAATCATAAATGAGACAAAAGAGGATGTTTGTCCAATATATGCAAGTGAGCGCATATTTAACTCGTTTTCGTCTTACAGGGTAATTCTATGCGCTAGATAACTACAATGGCCTTAATCAACAGGATAGGGTTAAAAGGAAGAGTTTATCAATTGATTTTACAAATTACGCTCAATTCCGATCATTTGTTAACCTTTATGATTCTTTATAAGCAGTATCGTATCAaactaaacaaataattgagacggagggagtagaaCGTGATAACAACACTACAACAGTACTATCATACGGATTGGAACATACAATACAGCGAATTTATGCTTAGGGTAGAGTGGTAGACAGTATAATTCCAGAGCTATGGACAAATATGTTCATTAGAGATGATTAATTGCATACCTGAGAATTTGGGGGTTTCGATCATTCAAGAGATGTTACGGAATTGGGGAGGGAATTGATTTTGACCATTACTCGGAATTGCGTTGACCATGACCGACTGTCGACCCCGTCGGAACATGGGCTAGACTCTAGAGTATTGGAGATTTGAAGAGGTCCTAACCCGGTCGGCCGGTCTAGCTTGGTTAAACCGAAGTTTGTTTATATTGGATTTTAATTTcgaatcctcttttattatggaTAGCGAAGAGACAGAGATAGAACTCGGTACACCGGTTATTGGGGTGGCACGTCCAAGTACGTATGTCACAAAACACGTTTATGGCACTCCCGAGCATTGTACCACACGCAATGAGCCACGTGGCGTGTCAAGGCCTTTGCTTTGGCCAAAACCATAGTGCATAAGGCCAACAAGAGTTACACGACATACCCCATAAGGGCACGACTCATAAACAACACACTTTAGGCACGGTGGGTTGGCCCATGAGCACGACCtagagaaaaataaaaaaaatgcatgTGTGATTGTGACTTTGTGAGTTAGTTAGCACACACAtgccccccccaaaaaaaaaaaaaaaaaaaagttggccAATCAGGTCGCATTGCCACGCTAGCTATGTCGATTCCATAAATTTTGACTAAATGAAAATGTTTCTTATGGTTAGTTATGGCCTATAGGGGCGGTTCTCGACCAACTCCCATCTTTAATTAGAAGACAGTAACTGAAATAGAGAATTCGAGTGATCGACCTATTTGGCTAAGCACGAGGACTTGAAACAACTACGGTTAATGGATTTTATGGAGATTACTAAGCACACATCTTGAAAAATATGGGAGCCCATGCACGGGCACATCATAGGCCCCTAGCCCATCGAGCCAGACTGTGCCACAAACTTTAAATGTAAAGTATTAGCACAGCATGACACGATCCATACATCAACTTTGTGTGTTCGTGCCTCTTTTTTATCCAAGGCCCGACCCAACCCGGCCCTATGTCATATCTAGTTATGAAGCATGATCCTATTAGCTGGTTCGAATACTCTTTTATAATCGGGTTGACaaagataaataaaaaaaaagttaaagAGTTAAATTTAGACTATTCCTGTTTTGGATTCTTCATCATATATTCTATAAGACGTTTCACAGAAAAGTTTTCTGATTATTGGATCCGTTTCCACGATAGTGAGCCACTATTAACTATTACATTATTGCTATTTATCGTCGACGAAGTACTCCCTCTGtcttggtcatttgttgtccttttccatattgagGTGTCTCACTCACTGAgttgttatcctttctattttaagaatgaacttgatgaataatttgatcattcacactcaatttattccacttaaCAACAATTGGCCTATTCGTTtttgacaacaattgaccgggacggagggagtactaattATCGTTGTTGTACAAACCAATACGAGCCCAAAGTTTAACAGAGCCCAAGCCCATAATGATCCAACACACACTCTCCCTCTATCCCTAACCTTTAAAAGACCACCTCCAAACAATTTGCAAAACCCTTCTTCATTCCGCCTCCATCTCCGCATTttgtagagagagaaagagagcaaGAGGAGAGAGAAACAATGGTGCAAAGGCTAACTTACCGTAGGCGTCACAGCTATGCTACTAAATCTAACCAACACCGCATCGTCAAAACCCCTGGTATTCTTTTCCATTTCTACATTCTCATGTATTACACTATTATGCTCAcattccgtctcaatcattttttacctttgattaaatcaCTTCCCGATAATATTAAAATCtgtaaacaaatgattgcgaCATAGGGAATAGCTTGTTTGGTTGGTTTTACTTTTTAGTGGGTTAGTAGATGTATGAATTAGGATTCTAATTGATTTGGGTTGGTCTTAAGTTATCCGGATGTGAAGACCGTCTCATATAAGACTAATTCTTTTGATTGTTTGGGTTCACCATTATAACAACTGTTTAGTATACcctctccgtcccggtcatttgtttacctttgattttggcacaaagacctaGGAGAAGGGAGGGACTATTTTTGGTGGTTGTTAATGAATGACAAGCGGACCATATTTGATTGTGTGATCAAATTACCCATCAAAAACCGTCttcgtaaacaaatgaatgggacACTCTAAAATGAATAGGTAAACAATTGACCTGGATAGAGGTGGTAAGACCAAGGTTATGGGAAGTGAGACGTTATCGTATACAAGCGACTGTTTTGTTAGTTTTAATGGTGGTTTTTTTCGGGTTGATGAATCAGGTGGTAAGTTGGTGTATCAGACCACAAAGAAGAGAGCTAGTGGACCTAAGTGCCCTGTTACCGGAAAGAGAATTCAAGGGGTATTATTCCTTGTTTCCTTCCTTTTTGATTATTTTTAGGGCatttattgtttttgttgatgATGATTTAAACACGTTTCGGAGTTGTTGATTGTATTTGAAAGTAAAGCATATAATACAGCTTCCCCTACCAATGCGGGACAATCATATGTATTGAGTCGGGTGTGGTGTTGTTGAAAATACAGTCTTTGCGAGGCTTCTTAGGCTTTGTTCTTTTCTTGTGAAACTAAATGTGCCATTGGCGCTGCCAGTGTCATGTTCTATAACTATATAACGAGTGGTATTGGTAGACTCTTATTTGATGGTGCCTGATTTAACTTGGTGATGTATCCCTCGTATTCATTGCCATAGATGATTGCTAGTGCAATAAATATATAGTTTGAACGATTTttaagtactccctccgtcccggtcaattgttgtcctttggttttggcacaaagatcaaggaaagagaaatgggccaattactaaatgacaagtggaagaaattaagtgtgaatgatcaaattactcataaaattcattcttaaaatagaaaggacaataattgattGAGACACCCTAAtatagaaaaggacaacaaatgaccaagaCAGAGGGAGTACAATTTGATGATGGAAAATGTTTTGTTGATTTCGCACTAACCAGTATTATGTGTTTCTTTGAAAAATGAATTGCATCACAAAGTTTTATCTTTTACTCTGTATGCTGTTTGCCCAATGATGGAAATCAATTTGTATTGATCAGTTGCACGGATGTCAATCACCGTTAGCCTTTACTTACCATCTCCGCTTCCACTATCATTTCTCCTCTTCCTCTTTTCCTTCACATCAACATTCTTTCATTTCAACTCTTATCCATCCATATATCTATGTGGTTATGGTTTGTAAAGGCTTTTGGTCATTACTCTATGCTCAAGCTGTGTATGATTTATTAAAGCTATGAGATCTGAGGGCATTTAATGTTTGTTTCCCGTGAATTGTTTTGCTCTCATCTGTGTAACTCCAACTTAGGCTGCAAGTTCTTGACTCAACAGTTTTTAGTAGTGTGTCATAATTTGTATAAAATTCCCTTGTTTGACCTAATAAACTGAAGTGTGACCCAATACCcagtaggtctcctgagagactgtctcccactaaattagtgggagacataacgtggaaaatggaaattaaataaCTTCCTCCCTTCATCATGTGAGAGATCTCCCAATAACGCAATTGAGACTTGAGAGACATTATCTCTAAAGTGTTTGTGAGTGTTACCTGCCACAAGCAACCAAAATGAAGCGTTCAAATGATATTAGTTTCTTACGGTATTTCCTTTTGAACCTCAGTTTATGAAACTTTTTGTAGAATGTTTTGTACACCCTAATTAACTGAGTCTCTCGTTCTTTTTGAGAGTGCAAATTTATCTGTAGAATCTTAAAATACGTCTAGTATGAGTAAATAATTGATGGCAACCTGTGTGGTTGGTTATGTCATTTTAAGGGAATCATTGTTGTAGTAGAAATCATCATTGGTTACTAGTTAGTGTACCTAGTTCAAAGAATTTAGTGGGTGTGCCGTGATATTTCTATCGCCTTTTCCTGTAGTTGACAATTATGTTGGTTTACACTTCATACAATGGGTTCTACTCTTTGAGACTTTACTTGTTACTCATTATAAGTCCTGGTGTTTTCACAATTGTCGGTCTGAATTATAACATAGATATAACCTATTAATTGTACCCATTTGCCAGATTCCTCACTTGAGACCAACTGAATACAAGAGATCCAGATTGCCAAGGAACAGGAGAACTGTTAACCGACCTTATGGTGGAGTTCTGTCTGGTGGTGCTGTTAGAGAAAGGTATGCTTTTTGACATCTTGTCTCTTTATCGTGATTTCTTGTCCTCTTTCTAACACGTTTTGATTCTGGGCTTCCTCGATGTTCTTCTATGGACGGTATTAGTGAATTCTGTGCCTAATGTATGATAGATGTGATGTTAACACATTTTTATTGCGAAAATGGCAGGATCATAAGAGCATTCCTCATCGAAGAGCAAAAGATCGTGAAGAAAGTTTTGAAGATCCAAAAGACCAAGGAAAAGCAAGCTGGAAAGAGCTAAACTGTGAATCATCCTTGTTGATGCTAAATTTTGTTGCTTAGTGGAAGTTGTGTTTGAAGTCATTGACAATTGGACTTGTAACGTAAACGCTGAGCGTACTGATCTTAGTTTTACTGAATCTAGTCGACAAGGCTTTACTTGTTTCATTTGTTGCTGTTTTATGTTGAGTACATTCGAGATTGTGTTATCCCAGATGACTTATTTTCTCAGATAATGCTTTCATTAGCGTGCAGTCCCTTGTTCCTGTTAGGCTGTTATTTAGCTGCTTAGCGAATGGTGAGATTTGAGACTGATCTTTGGAACGCAAGTAATACATTTGATGTTAGAACTTCAGAAGCCTAAAAACCACCCCTGGGTCCTGAGTCGGGGTTTCGGGGA from Silene latifolia isolate original U9 population chromosome 2, ASM4854445v1, whole genome shotgun sequence encodes the following:
- the LOC141644151 gene encoding large ribosomal subunit protein eL34 gives rise to the protein MVQRLTYRRRHSYATKSNQHRIVKTPGGKLVYQTTKKRASGPKCPVTGKRIQGIPHLRPTEYKRSRLPRNRRTVNRPYGGVLSGGAVRERIIRAFLIEEQKIVKKVLKIQKTKEKQAGKS